One genomic segment of Arcobacter porcinus includes these proteins:
- the fdh3B gene encoding formate dehydrogenase FDH3 subunit beta translates to MSNNVDFSSMKFYCDENLCINCNGCVVACKEAHEVPVGVNRRKVVTINEGVVGQEYSISMACMHCDDAPCQQVCPTDCFYIRTDGIVLHDKNKCIGCGYCLFACPFGAPQFPQDGAFGTKGKMDKCTMCAGGPEETNSPEEFHKYGQNRISEGKVPMCASMCSTKALLVGDANEVALIKKYRAVNKGRGIATPSYGW, encoded by the coding sequence ATGAGTAATAATGTAGATTTTTCAAGTATGAAATTTTATTGTGATGAAAATCTTTGTATTAATTGTAATGGATGTGTAGTTGCTTGTAAAGAAGCACACGAAGTTCCAGTTGGAGTTAATAGAAGAAAAGTAGTAACAATAAATGAAGGTGTTGTAGGACAAGAGTATTCAATATCTATGGCTTGTATGCATTGTGATGATGCACCTTGCCAACAAGTATGCCCAACAGATTGTTTTTATATTAGAACAGATGGAATTGTTTTACACGATAAAAACAAATGTATAGGTTGTGGATATTGTCTATTTGCTTGTCCATTTGGAGCACCACAGTTTCCACAAGATGGAGCATTTGGAACAAAAGGTAAAATGGATAAATGTACAATGTGTGCAGGAGGTCCAGAAGAGACAAATTCACCTGAAGAGTTCCATAAATATGGACAAAATAGAATTAGTGAAGGAAAAGTTCCTATGTGTGCATCTATGTGTTCAACTAAAGCTCTTCTTGTAGGTGATGCAAATGAAGTTGCTTTAATTAAAAAATATAGAGCAGTAAATAAAGGTAGAGGTATTGCAACGCCTTCATATGGTTGGTAA
- a CDS encoding cytochrome b/b6 domain-containing protein — protein MKNSSFFERNKAYIYTLLGLSIVGGVFVGFLMVIDWAYLIKYTFHILTGGNIDGILVPAETHYQEMVNRAFGPNYGAIAPEIIRASNERQLFIWWVFVAEIAIFCFMYTFYGRKEAIVTNPNDQVEVFSLVHRAIIWLNVIIIIALIITGFNITWSLRSEGGYIPYILRGTHEVTGILWFPFWLLMSIIAFKDLKILSKNSLIHKIVLAGKHTPMKRIIFIVFVAMGGGLLLSGFLIWFIHPDAYTNAQFIQFKRALLYLHFGASVLIMFFLLDFVYSSLVAVKGNFKGLITGKYPREYLEQIAPDVLEDISIREAKK, from the coding sequence ATGAAAAATAGCTCATTTTTTGAAAGGAACAAAGCTTATATTTATACCCTTTTAGGGCTATCTATTGTTGGTGGAGTTTTTGTTGGTTTTTTAATGGTAATTGATTGGGCATATCTAATTAAATATACTTTTCATATATTAACAGGTGGAAATATAGATGGTATTTTAGTTCCAGCAGAAACACATTATCAAGAGATGGTAAATAGAGCTTTTGGACCAAATTATGGAGCAATTGCACCTGAGATTATTAGAGCTAGTAATGAAAGACAACTTTTTATCTGGTGGGTTTTTGTAGCTGAGATTGCAATTTTTTGCTTCATGTACACTTTTTATGGTAGAAAAGAAGCAATAGTTACAAATCCAAATGATCAAGTGGAAGTATTTTCACTTGTTCATAGAGCTATAATTTGGTTAAATGTAATTATTATTATTGCTTTAATTATTACAGGATTTAACATAACTTGGAGTTTAAGAAGTGAAGGTGGGTATATTCCATATATCTTAAGAGGAACACACGAAGTTACAGGAATACTATGGTTTCCATTCTGGTTACTAATGAGTATAATAGCTTTTAAAGATTTAAAAATCTTATCAAAAAACAGCCTTATACATAAAATAGTTTTAGCTGGAAAACATACGCCTATGAAGAGAATTATTTTTATAGTTTTTGTTGCTATGGGTGGTGGATTACTTCTTAGTGGATTTTTAATATGGTTTATTCATCCAGATGCTTATACAAATGCTCAATTTATACAATTTAAAAGAGCACTTTTATATTTACATTTTGGAGCTAGTGTATTAATTATGTTCTTTTTACTTGATTTTGTATATTCAAGTTTAGTTGCTGTAAAAGGTAACTTTAAAGGTTTGATTACAGGGAAATATCCAAGAGAGTATTTAGAGCAAATAGCTCCAGATGTTTTAGAAGATATCTCTATAAGAGAAGCAAAAAAATGA
- a CDS encoding cysteine desulfurase: MIKLNYLQYNKLDINFDINSYSLDSLIQNDDFENNTKEFLNRFNFKKLKTFSFSKEGFLSLFIELKGKIAVSQGESIAIIEAAKMYQNLGLDIEFIELTKDGNIDLEKIKNSNFDYIFLSSYIMDTFFKIDINEIKKHTKAKIVSNASADFSSYSDIIYFDNYKISGYFLSGILCFNDDNISQENIGFTDTLAIKFCLEALKQKNKTSMKNIFIKKLEDRFKDDLYYFINNENSLENSFHIGLKDIKARDLIRTLAFDEIFLSNGEGCSLGLSKPSRVVQNMGYEDKISRNALSFSFNFDISDENIDKIVDILYKKYIQIKSY; this comes from the coding sequence TTGATTAAATTAAACTATCTGCAATACAATAAATTAGATATAAATTTTGATATAAACTCTTACTCTTTGGACTCTTTAATTCAAAATGATGATTTTGAAAACAATACAAAAGAGTTTTTAAATAGATTTAATTTTAAGAAATTAAAAACTTTCTCTTTTTCAAAAGAGGGCTTTTTATCACTTTTTATAGAGTTAAAAGGTAAAATTGCTGTAAGTCAAGGTGAAAGTATAGCAATTATAGAAGCAGCAAAAATGTATCAAAACTTAGGTTTAGATATAGAATTTATTGAACTTACAAAAGATGGAAATATTGATTTAGAAAAGATAAAAAATAGTAATTTTGATTATATATTTTTATCTTCTTATATTATGGACACTTTTTTTAAAATAGATATAAATGAGATTAAAAAACATACAAAAGCAAAAATAGTATCAAATGCAAGTGCTGATTTCTCTTCTTATAGTGATATTATATATTTTGATAATTATAAAATTAGTGGATATTTTTTATCTGGAATTTTATGTTTTAATGATGATAATATCTCTCAAGAAAATATTGGTTTTACTGATACTTTAGCTATAAAATTTTGTTTAGAAGCATTAAAACAAAAAAATAAAACAAGTATGAAAAATATATTTATTAAAAAACTTGAAGATAGATTTAAAGATGATTTATACTATTTTATAAACAATGAAAATAGTTTAGAAAACTCTTTTCATATAGGATTAAAAGATATAAAAGCTAGAGATTTAATTCGTACATTAGCATTTGATGAAATATTTTTATCAAATGGAGAAGGGTGTAGTTTAGGGCTTTCTAAACCATCAAGAGTTGTTCAAAATATGGGATATGAAGATAAAATTAGCAGAAACGCTTTGAGTTTTTCTTTTAATTTTGATATAAGTGATGAAAATATAGATAAAATAGTTGATATTTTATATAAAAAATATATACAAATTAAAAGCTATTAA
- a CDS encoding TorD/DmsD family molecular chaperone produces MQNIEIDKARMFIYNLLSLMFVEEYSKTKVDEIISSLEVLSRNSFSPIVEEASLEIIKVIEEKGKEEVYKEYQELFLIPFGTFIPLSVSWYHEQREGGIMQLKVKDVLGKTKIRRDEKTFTAQEDHLGFIFTLSAYLIEKQIVGEIEENLQKELFDEVIKLHLDKFFFKLMGTSSPIYSKIALILESFYGFEKAYLES; encoded by the coding sequence ATGCAAAATATTGAGATAGATAAAGCCAGAATGTTCATATACAATCTTTTATCACTAATGTTTGTTGAAGAGTATTCTAAAACAAAAGTTGATGAAATTATTTCAAGCTTAGAGGTTTTAAGTAGAAACTCTTTTAGTCCTATTGTTGAAGAAGCATCTTTAGAAATTATAAAAGTAATAGAGGAAAAAGGAAAAGAAGAGGTTTATAAAGAGTATCAAGAACTTTTTTTAATACCTTTTGGAACTTTTATTCCACTTAGTGTTTCGTGGTACCATGAACAAAGAGAAGGTGGAATTATGCAGTTAAAAGTGAAAGATGTTTTAGGAAAAACAAAGATAAGAAGAGATGAAAAAACTTTTACAGCACAAGAAGATCATTTAGGTTTTATATTTACTTTAAGTGCATATTTAATAGAAAAACAAATTGTTGGAGAAATTGAAGAGAATTTACAAAAAGAGCTTTTTGATGAAGTTATAAAACTTCATTTAGATAAATTTTTCTTTAAATTAATGGGAACAAGTTCCCCTATATATTCAAAAATAGCTCTTATTCTAGAGAGTTTTTATGGATTTGAGAAGGCATATTTAGAGAGTTAA
- the fdhD gene encoding formate dehydrogenase accessory sulfurtransferase FdhD produces the protein MNNFLGSEAFASTFLKKENINSKKIIVEKFLENSFESFEDFVIKDEKIDFYLNGEKLISVMTIKEHQDAHIIGFLLSEAVISNIDDIKSLKISEDGLSVFVEADISNIAYENLFKQKTLTSGCCVGVTGNADKVFDCSFISTNFKLNSSKILEQMSEFNKSSKLFDQTGCVHKARIVLEDETIYEAEDIGRHNAIDKVIGLATIAKKNLKKSILYVTGRLSNEMVVKCVMHKIPIVVSKAAVTYEGIKAANEHGVTLIGFAREHKMNVYTHSGRVKVD, from the coding sequence ATGAATAATTTTTTAGGTTCAGAGGCATTTGCCTCAACCTTTTTAAAAAAAGAAAATATTAACTCAAAAAAAATTATTGTTGAAAAATTTCTTGAAAATAGTTTTGAGAGTTTTGAAGATTTTGTTATAAAAGATGAAAAGATAGATTTTTATTTAAATGGTGAAAAATTAATATCTGTAATGACAATAAAAGAGCATCAAGATGCACATATTATTGGATTTTTACTAAGTGAAGCCGTAATTTCAAATATTGATGATATAAAGTCATTAAAAATTAGTGAAGATGGTTTAAGTGTTTTTGTAGAAGCTGATATATCAAATATAGCATATGAAAATCTATTTAAACAGAAAACTTTAACTTCAGGATGTTGTGTTGGAGTTACAGGAAATGCTGATAAAGTTTTTGATTGCTCATTTATTAGTACAAATTTTAAATTAAATTCATCAAAAATATTAGAACAAATGAGTGAATTTAACAAATCTTCAAAGCTCTTTGACCAAACAGGTTGTGTACACAAAGCAAGAATAGTTTTAGAAGATGAAACTATTTATGAGGCTGAAGATATAGGAAGACACAACGCTATTGATAAAGTTATTGGTCTTGCAACAATTGCAAAAAAAAATTTAAAAAAATCAATTTTATATGTGACTGGAAGATTATCAAATGAGATGGTTGTGAAATGTGTTATGCACAAAATTCCAATAGTTGTTTCAAAAGCAGCTGTAACTTATGAAGGAATTAAAGCTGCAAATGAGCATGGAGTTACATTAATTGGTTTTGCAAGAGAGCATAAAATGAATGTATATACTCATAGTGGAAGAGTAAAAGTTGATTAA
- a CDS encoding 4Fe-4S dicluster domain-containing protein — protein sequence MQEYIYFNQAGLDFPLSEKIQVATTFEELKDNNFLISNTNEVKSEAIANEIDFYIKNSKDNLSSKIENVLKLYEINATKFDFAQDLDQSVNISNSLMIVYDNLEDFKNFTKNINANEFDLYKVESKLIKEIKNSVGNFDVIVDAGDKDIVLNVSQIVWFNENLEKKRAGIYDPNISNIEEVLKTIRENLNGYKFRKTILYDKSICQYNERKDEICFKCAEVCPTNAITKDEENRRLVFDLVNCITCGECVSACPSGSLNSGAFTKDSLYEISTFYKNTKPLIISSKSDIRNINVDLNEGVLPLYIIGDIFDESVFLTYLQMSSSQIVYFSNDISKGTKDSIRIVNDIYMKKYGKLAIYLVSDEKELEEALNKQEFIENSYYNFNQNGMRKREIFSQRLQKLVANDDLGLVKTGENIHYGRVLVNDSNCTLCLSCVGACNVDALFANEADFSLRINPSLCTACGYCEAVCPENDCLTIKQDELELSPNWFKETILAQDKLFACVECGKEFATTKAIEKIALMMEPIFKTQSPAKARSLYCCGDCKPKIMIKEEMSKNAKY from the coding sequence ATGCAAGAATATATATATTTTAATCAAGCTGGGTTGGATTTCCCACTGAGTGAAAAAATCCAAGTTGCTACTACTTTTGAGGAATTAAAAGATAATAATTTTCTAATTTCAAATACTAATGAAGTTAAAAGCGAAGCTATCGCAAATGAAATAGATTTTTATATTAAAAATTCAAAAGATAATTTATCTTCAAAAATCGAAAATGTTTTAAAACTTTATGAAATAAATGCTACAAAATTTGATTTTGCACAAGATTTAGATCAGAGTGTAAATATTTCAAACTCACTTATGATTGTTTATGACAATTTAGAAGATTTTAAAAACTTTACAAAAAACATAAATGCAAATGAGTTTGATTTGTATAAAGTTGAATCAAAACTTATAAAAGAGATAAAAAACAGTGTTGGAAATTTTGATGTTATTGTTGATGCTGGAGATAAAGATATTGTTTTAAATGTATCACAAATAGTTTGGTTTAATGAAAATTTAGAGAAAAAAAGAGCTGGAATATATGATCCTAATATCTCTAATATAGAAGAAGTTCTAAAAACTATAAGAGAAAATTTAAATGGATATAAATTTAGAAAAACTATACTTTATGATAAATCAATTTGTCAATACAATGAAAGAAAAGATGAAATATGTTTTAAATGTGCGGAAGTTTGTCCCACAAATGCTATTACTAAAGATGAAGAAAATAGAAGATTGGTTTTTGATTTAGTAAATTGTATTACATGTGGAGAGTGTGTTAGTGCATGTCCTAGTGGATCATTAAATAGTGGAGCTTTTACAAAAGATAGTTTATATGAGATATCAACATTTTATAAAAATACAAAACCACTTATAATATCTTCAAAATCAGATATTAGAAATATCAATGTAGATTTAAATGAAGGAGTTTTACCACTTTATATTATAGGTGATATTTTTGATGAATCAGTTTTTTTAACATATCTTCAAATGAGCTCTTCTCAAATAGTATATTTTTCAAATGATATATCAAAAGGTACAAAAGATAGTATTAGAATAGTAAATGATATATATATGAAAAAATATGGAAAACTTGCTATTTATTTAGTTTCAGATGAAAAAGAGTTAGAAGAAGCATTAAATAAACAAGAATTTATAGAAAACTCTTATTATAACTTTAATCAAAATGGAATGAGAAAGAGAGAGATTTTTTCTCAAAGATTACAAAAACTTGTTGCAAATGATGATTTAGGTCTTGTAAAAACAGGAGAAAATATTCATTATGGAAGAGTTCTTGTAAATGATTCAAACTGTACATTATGTTTATCATGTGTTGGAGCTTGTAATGTTGATGCATTATTCGCAAATGAAGCTGATTTTTCACTAAGAATTAATCCTAGTTTATGTACAGCATGTGGATATTGTGAAGCTGTTTGTCCTGAAAATGACTGTTTAACTATTAAACAAGATGAACTTGAGTTAAGTCCAAATTGGTTTAAAGAGACAATTTTAGCTCAAGATAAACTATTTGCCTGTGTTGAATGTGGAAAAGAGTTTGCAACAACAAAAGCTATTGAAAAAATTGCTCTTATGATGGAGCCAATTTTTAAAACACAAAGTCCTGCAAAAGCAAGAAGCTTATATTGCTGTGGAGATTGTAAACCAAAAATTATGATAAAAGAGGAGATGAGTAAAAATGCAAAATATTGA
- a CDS encoding molybdopterin molybdotransferase MoeA: protein MKLNYLDFEEAFEKTFNTIDSLKKIKKIEIISIFESLNRVLSKNIKSNKNLPSFNNSAMDGYAFKYNKDIFEFNIIDTIFAGDKKDFKELKDNECYKIMTGAKVPECADSIIAFEKTVAFDENKIRIPKDYKKYTNIRLKGEEIKKDETILKKGQKINSSHLALLASQGITMIEVYSNIEIAIISTGNELKEPWEKASEDEIYNVNALAILSFLKENGFTSKYLGVIPDDLEKQIEYVKDLKSFDLIITSGGISMGEADFLAKAFLENGLEIIYHGVNIKPGRAMLFGKFENSLLLSLPGNPLAAIINAYIFLRPILNKMQNSDEIYQDYIKVKNKEEFFVKEGRVEAVLGKVQNGEFFATKNNKYGSGMISLLKDSNALFISSGNIHNIKKEEEIKVIEFNCNFSSKKSNFIN from the coding sequence ATGAAATTAAATTATTTAGATTTTGAAGAGGCTTTTGAAAAAACTTTTAATACAATAGATTCATTAAAAAAGATTAAAAAAATAGAGATAATATCTATATTTGAATCTTTAAATAGAGTTTTATCAAAAAATATTAAATCAAACAAAAATTTGCCATCATTTAATAATTCAGCAATGGATGGATATGCATTTAAATATAATAAAGATATTTTTGAATTTAATATTATAGATACTATTTTTGCTGGGGATAAAAAAGATTTTAAAGAATTAAAAGATAATGAATGTTATAAAATAATGACAGGTGCAAAAGTTCCAGAATGTGCAGATAGTATAATAGCTTTTGAAAAAACAGTAGCTTTTGATGAGAATAAAATAAGAATTCCTAAAGATTATAAAAAATATACAAATATTAGATTAAAAGGTGAAGAGATAAAAAAAGATGAGACTATTTTAAAAAAAGGTCAAAAAATCAACTCTTCACATCTTGCACTTTTAGCTTCTCAAGGAATTACCATGATTGAAGTTTATTCGAATATAGAAATAGCAATTATATCAACTGGAAATGAGTTAAAAGAGCCTTGGGAAAAGGCTAGTGAAGATGAAATCTATAATGTAAATGCTCTTGCTATATTAAGCTTTTTAAAAGAAAATGGGTTTACATCTAAATATTTAGGAGTAATTCCTGATGATTTAGAAAAGCAAATAGAGTATGTAAAAGATTTAAAAAGTTTTGATTTAATAATAACAAGTGGTGGAATCTCTATGGGAGAAGCTGATTTCTTAGCAAAAGCTTTTTTAGAAAATGGATTAGAGATAATTTATCATGGAGTTAATATAAAACCTGGTCGTGCAATGTTATTTGGAAAATTTGAAAATAGCTTGCTTTTAAGTTTACCAGGAAATCCACTTGCTGCAATTATAAATGCATATATATTTTTAAGACCAATATTAAATAAGATGCAAAATTCAGATGAAATTTACCAAGATTATATAAAAGTAAAGAATAAAGAAGAGTTTTTTGTAAAAGAGGGAAGAGTTGAAGCTGTTTTAGGAAAAGTTCAAAATGGTGAATTTTTTGCAACAAAAAATAATAAATATGGTTCAGGAATGATTAGTTTATTAAAAGATAGCAATGCTTTATTTATAAGTAGTGGAAATATTCATAATATCAAAAAAGAAGAGGAGATTAAAGTTATAGAATTTAACTGTAATTTTTCTTCTAAAAAATCTAATTTTA
- a CDS encoding molybdopterin-dependent oxidoreductase — MGANSFGRRTFLKMASLATAFTATSAFANTNKVLRDATEEEVRNPFPGSKLVKSICTHCSVGCGVIAEVQNGVWVRQEVAQDHPISRGGHCCKGADMIDKIRSTNRLQYPTEKIAGKWNRVSWDDAMSKISDKLLELREKFGPDSIMFLGSAKTSNEQGYYIKKFVSMFGTNNIDHQARIUHSPTVAGVANTFGYGAMTNHLGDMHKSKAIIIIGANPADNHPVAMQHILKGKEQNGAKIIVVDPRYTKTAAKSDLYCRIRTGTDIAFLYGMIRLIKINNWYDKKYLNDRVYGVEEIFKECEQYTPEHVEHITGLPKETLIQAATLYASSKPGCLIWNQGWTQHTIGSSNTRLGSIMQLILGNVGKAGGGCNILRGHDNVQGGTDIGCLSDTLPGYYGLAEGSWKYFARQWKVDYEWLKGRFKSKELMESKGNSLSLFADGVLKEENAQYNGGSTIKALVCIGNGISTVTDVKRIKDALDKLDLVVFIDPYVNDAAVITSRTDNLFLLPAASQVETSGTVVNTGRSAQWRTKVVEPLFEARTDHEILFDFAKRMGFYNELVAGMGKGDNFQWPEDATNEIARALKTIGMTGVTAERIKKQQESWHLFNPTTLLGTGEFSKEYYGLPWPCWSVTHPGSPVLYNTDLPVSQGGMGFRANFGLERDGVSLLAANGSYPKDSKIKGGYAEITADNIEALAGIKLTEKEKELVKGTNWKTDDSGILVKYALEAGLVPYGNAKARTIVWSGFIDPIPKHREPLHSFRPDLIDKYPASDDKKNHFRVNLPYRSRQTQQTWVNDYPINIVSGRVVEHMGTGTETRSSKYLAELSPEMYGEIHPNLAAKLGIKNGEMMWVYGTNGGKIKIKCKVSLRVNDTSVFLPQNFSGWWSGENLLYRYPEGTQPYAMGENSTQVTSYGFDQQTACPETKCSLVRIEKA; from the coding sequence ATGGGAGCAAATAGCTTTGGTAGAAGAACATTTCTTAAAATGGCTTCACTAGCAACAGCTTTTACTGCTACATCTGCTTTTGCAAATACAAATAAAGTACTAAGAGATGCAACAGAAGAGGAAGTAAGAAATCCTTTTCCTGGATCTAAATTAGTAAAATCAATTTGTACACACTGCTCGGTAGGATGTGGAGTTATTGCTGAAGTTCAAAATGGTGTTTGGGTAAGACAAGAGGTAGCTCAAGATCACCCAATTAGTAGAGGAGGACACTGTTGTAAAGGTGCTGATATGATTGATAAAATCAGATCAACAAACAGATTACAGTATCCAACAGAAAAAATTGCTGGAAAATGGAACAGAGTATCATGGGATGATGCAATGTCAAAAATTTCTGATAAATTACTTGAGTTAAGGGAAAAATTTGGACCAGATTCAATAATGTTTTTAGGTTCAGCAAAAACTAGTAATGAGCAAGGATATTATATTAAAAAATTTGTTTCAATGTTTGGAACAAATAATATAGATCATCAAGCAAGAATCTGACATAGCCCAACAGTTGCCGGTGTGGCAAATACATTTGGATATGGTGCTATGACAAATCACTTAGGTGATATGCACAAATCTAAGGCTATTATTATAATTGGAGCAAATCCTGCTGATAATCATCCAGTTGCAATGCAACATATATTAAAAGGAAAAGAACAAAATGGTGCAAAAATCATTGTTGTTGACCCAAGATATACAAAAACTGCTGCAAAATCTGATCTATATTGTAGAATCAGAACAGGTACAGATATTGCATTTTTATATGGAATGATTAGACTTATAAAAATTAATAATTGGTATGATAAAAAATATTTAAACGATAGAGTTTATGGTGTTGAAGAGATATTTAAAGAGTGTGAACAATATACTCCTGAGCATGTTGAACATATTACTGGTCTTCCAAAAGAGACTTTAATTCAAGCTGCAACACTTTATGCAAGTTCAAAACCTGGATGTTTAATTTGGAATCAAGGTTGGACACAACACACTATTGGATCATCAAACACAAGACTTGGATCAATTATGCAATTAATCCTTGGAAATGTTGGAAAAGCTGGTGGTGGATGTAATATTTTAAGAGGACACGATAATGTTCAAGGTGGAACTGATATTGGTTGTTTATCTGATACATTACCAGGATATTATGGTCTTGCAGAAGGTTCATGGAAATACTTTGCTAGACAATGGAAAGTTGATTATGAATGGTTAAAAGGAAGATTTAAATCAAAAGAGTTAATGGAATCAAAAGGTAACTCTCTTTCATTATTTGCTGATGGTGTTTTAAAAGAAGAGAATGCACAATATAATGGTGGATCAACTATTAAAGCTCTTGTTTGTATTGGAAATGGTATTTCAACAGTAACAGATGTTAAAAGAATTAAAGATGCACTTGATAAATTAGATTTAGTTGTATTTATTGATCCTTATGTAAATGATGCTGCTGTAATAACTTCAAGAACAGATAATCTGTTTTTACTTCCAGCTGCTTCACAAGTTGAAACAAGTGGAACAGTTGTAAATACAGGAAGAAGTGCACAATGGAGAACAAAAGTTGTTGAGCCATTATTTGAAGCAAGAACAGATCATGAAATACTGTTTGATTTTGCAAAAAGAATGGGATTCTATAACGAATTAGTTGCAGGTATGGGTAAAGGAGATAATTTCCAATGGCCAGAAGATGCAACAAATGAAATTGCAAGAGCACTTAAAACTATTGGTATGACAGGTGTAACTGCTGAAAGAATTAAAAAACAACAAGAGAGTTGGCATCTATTTAATCCTACTACACTTTTAGGTACAGGTGAATTTTCTAAAGAGTATTATGGTTTACCATGGCCTTGTTGGAGTGTAACTCACCCAGGAAGTCCAGTATTATATAATACAGATTTACCAGTAAGCCAAGGTGGTATGGGATTTAGAGCAAACTTTGGATTAGAAAGAGATGGAGTTAGCTTATTAGCTGCAAATGGAAGTTATCCAAAAGATTCAAAAATAAAAGGTGGTTATGCAGAGATAACAGCTGATAATATTGAGGCTTTAGCAGGAATTAAATTAACTGAAAAAGAGAAAGAACTTGTAAAAGGTACAAACTGGAAAACTGATGATAGTGGAATTTTAGTAAAATATGCACTTGAAGCTGGTCTAGTTCCTTATGGAAATGCAAAAGCAAGAACAATTGTTTGGTCAGGTTTTATTGATCCAATTCCAAAACATAGAGAGCCTTTACACTCATTCAGACCAGATTTAATTGATAAATATCCAGCAAGTGACGATAAGAAAAATCACTTTAGGGTTAATTTACCATATAGAAGTAGACAAACACAACAAACTTGGGTAAATGACTATCCAATTAATATTGTTTCAGGAAGAGTTGTTGAACATATGGGAACAGGAACAGAAACTAGATCTAGTAAGTATCTTGCAGAATTGAGTCCTGAAATGTATGGTGAAATTCATCCAAATTTAGCTGCTAAATTAGGAATTAAAAATGGTGAGATGATGTGGGTTTATGGTACAAATGGTGGAAAAATTAAAATCAAATGTAAAGTAAGCTTAAGAGTTAATGATACTTCAGTATTTTTACCTCAAAACTTCTCAGGATGGTGGAGTGGAGAAAATCTATTATATAGATACCCAGAAGGAACACAACCATATGCAATGGGTGAAAACTCAACACAAGTTACAAGTTATGGATTTGATCAACAAACAGCTTGTCCAGAAACAAAATGTTCGCTTGTACGAATAGAGAAAGCATAA
- a CDS encoding formate dehydrogenase, with translation MADELEQRRQFIKRAGIAATVLAGSVVATAATTERQDRGANSDKGNGVVVGRSNKKEILYKKSLAWNEFYNSAN, from the coding sequence ATGGCTGATGAATTAGAACAACGAAGACAATTTATCAAAAGAGCTGGTATAGCTGCTACTGTTTTAGCTGGAAGTGTTGTTGCAACTGCTGCAACTACAGAAAGACAAGATAGAGGTGCTAACAGTGATAAAGGTAACGGTGTAGTTGTAGGAAGATCTAATAAAAAAGAGATTTTATACAAAAAAAGTTTAGCTTGGAATGAATTTTATAACTCAGCTAATTAA